The following coding sequences lie in one Hippopotamus amphibius kiboko isolate mHipAmp2 chromosome 17, mHipAmp2.hap2, whole genome shotgun sequence genomic window:
- the TSPOAP1 gene encoding peripheral-type benzodiazepine receptor-associated protein 1 isoform X3 has product MREVAQRRQQLEVEHEQARLSLQEKQQEVRRLQQAQAEAQREHEGAVQLLESTLDSMQVRVRELEEQCRSQTERFSLLAQELQAFRLHPGPLDLLTSALGCSTLGDRPPPPCCCSTPQPCRGSGPKDLDLPPGSPGHCTPKSSEPAPATLAGVPRRTAKKAESLSNSSRSESIHNSPKSCPTPEVDTASEVEELEADSVSLLPAAPEGSRGGARIQVFLARYSYNPFEGPNENPEAELPLTAGEYIYVYGNMDEDGFFEGELMDGRRGLVPSNFVERVSDDDLLTSLLPELADLSHSSGPELSFLSGGGGGSSSGGQSGGGRSQPRLEEGAAGDQLSLSPPPEGLGEPPAVPHPRGLALLKQLARSVVLAWEPPPECVELRGYHVCVNGELRQTLGPGAPPTAVLENLDLQTGSLRASVQALTSRGCSDPLRCCLVFGAGAGVAPSQLRVHRLTATSAEITWLPGNSNLAHAIYLNGEECPPARPSTYWATFCHLRPGTLYQARVEAQLPPRESWEPGWERPERRAATLQFTTLPAGPPDAPLDVQVEPGPSPGVLIVSWLPVTIDAAGTSNGVRVTGYAVYADGQKIMEVASPTAGSVLVELSQLQLLRACRAVAVRTMSPHGESADSIPAPVAPALAEASLPARVSCPSPRPGSEAGPPLAPASPGPGDPSSALWCPDPSGTREPPGAPPASPPRETPKGPSEESPAPGSQEEAGAAVLGAPGDGKASEPALGERVPGPAASSLAKEEAERTTGEARPAPGSTQGAPAQRLPCAEACRGGDTGSGLRPRAEREDTAELGVRLGNSLVDHGRNSDLSDIQEEEEEEEEELGVRSCSFQKQVTGNSIRENGAKPQPDPFCETDSDEEILEQILELPLQQFCSKKLFSIPEEEEEEDEEDEEDENTPGAASSSRDPGPPEPALLGLGCDSSRPRGPGLCPLSPEPSRAGDHLEDMPGLVSGSSWRKGSGSPEKPPNRRRSPDPREHCSRLLSNGGSQASGRPGPTRERGGPPVGEGTRAGPEAGGRGRPAPSRKCPRGRASESGLASCLSPTCLEISIEYDSGDEQETGGGGVSTTSSCQLADGEAWGAVPGGRPGAPPKASSGPNPHPRLPAWEKGEPARRGRSAAGRAKESPSRATETGESRGQEGSGRRGPQRRGGRAPRPGSTELAPLRSPPEEALAYQDLPIRVFVALFDYDPLSMSPNPDAGEEELPFQEGQILKVFGDKDADGFYRGEAGGRMGYIPCNMVAEVAVDGPAGRQQLLQQGYLSPDVLVGGSASACLSGPGNGPFVYSTARPAGPPPKPRRSKKAEAGGPAQPCAGPPKLASSAGLRAARSMVAAFDYDPRESSPNLDVEAELPFRAGDIITVFGGMDDDGFYYGELNGQRGLVPSNFLEGPGPETGGPDREPGTPQAEGQDWADSTQEPPGLPVWPCASGPGRFPGIERGVPQGPSKKVWALLSKGKQLLRKLGSGKKE; this is encoded by the exons ATGCGGGAGGTGGCCCAGCGGAGGCAGCAGCTGGAGGTGGAGCACGAACAGGCTCGGCTCAGCCTGcaggagaagcagcaggaggTCCGGAGGCTGCAGCAG GCCCAGGCAGAAGCCCAGAGGGAACATGAAGGGGCTGTGCAGCTGCTGGAG TCTACCCTGGATTCCATGCAG GTCCGGGTTCGAGAGCTGGAGGAGCAGTGCCGCAGCCAGACCGAGCGCTTCAGCCTCCTGGCGCAGGAGCTCCAGGCCTTCCGCCTGCACCCAGGTCCCTTGGATCTGCTCACCTCTGCCCTGGGCTGCAGTACCCTTGGGGACCGCCCGCCACCCCCCTGCTGCTGCTCCACCCCTCAGCCCTGCCGGGGGTCCGGCCCCAAAG ACCTTGACCTCccgccaggctccccagggcactGCACCCCAAAGTCTTCCGAACCTGCCCCTGCCACCCTGGCTGGGGTCCCCCGAAGGACGGCCAAGAAGGCAGAGTCTCTCTCCAACTCCTCTCGCTCCGAGTCCATCCACAACAGTCCCAAGTCATGCCCTACGCCCGAG GTGGACACAGCCAGTGAGGTGGAAGAGCTGGAGGCAGACAGcgtctccctgctcccagcagcGCCGGAGGGCAGCCGGGGAGGCGCCAGGATCCAGGTCTTCCTTGCACGCTATAG CTACAACCCCTTCGAGGGCCCCAATGAGAACCCAGAGGCAGAGCTTCCACTTACCGCTGGCGAGTACATCTACGTCTATGGCAACATGGACGAGGATGGCTTCTTTGAAG GAGAGCTCATGGACGGCCGAAGGGGCCTGGTCCCTTCCAATTTCGTAGAGCGTGTGTCCGACGACGACCTCCTGACCTCCCTGCTTCCGGAGCTGGCCGATTTGTCCCACAGCTCAGGCCCCGAGCTCAGCTTCCTGAGCGGAGGCGGGGGCGGCAGCAGCAGCGGGGGCCAGAGCGGCGGGGGACGCAGCCAGcccaggctggaggagggggctgcaggggacCAGCTCAGTTTGAGccccccgcccgagggcctgggGGAGCCCCCTGCTGTGCCTCACCCCCGCGGCCTGGCCCTCCTCAAGCAGCTGGCCCGCAGCGTGGTGCTGGCCTGGGAGCCGCCTCCGGAATGCGTGGAGCTGCGTGGCTACCACGTCTGTGTGAACGGGGAGCTGCGGCAGACCCTGGGGCCTGGGGCGCCCCCCACGGCCGTGCTTGAGAACCTGGACCTGCAGACCGGGTCCCTCCGTGCTTCTGTGCAGGCCCTGACCAGCCGGGGCTGCTCTGACCCTCTGCGCTGTTGCTTGGTGttcggggctggggccggggtggCGCCCAGCCAGCTGCGGGTCCATCGACTGACAGCCACGTCCGCTGAGATCACCTGGCTGCCCGGCAATAGCAACTTGGCCCATGCCATCTACCTCAACGGGGAAGAGTGCCCCCCTGCCCGCCCCAGCACCTACTGGGCCACCTTCTGCCACCTGCGGCCTGGTACACTCTATCAGGCCCGAGTGGAGGCTCAGCTCCCACCTCGAGAATCCTGGGAACCAGGCTGGGAGAGGCCAGAGCGGAGGGCTGCCACCCTGCAGTTCACCACACTCCCAGCAG GCCCGCCTGATGCCCCCCTGGATGTGCAGGTTGAGCCAGGGCCCTCCCCTGGAGTCCTGATCGTCAGCTGGCTCCCGGTGACCATCGATGCTGCTGGCACCTCCAACGGCGTCCGGGTCACAGGCTATGCCGTTTATGCTGACGGGCAGAAG ATCATGGAGGTGGCCTCCCCCACGGCAGGCAGCGTGCTGGTGGAGCTGTCGCAGCTGCAGCTGCTGCGGGCCTGCCGCGCCGTGGCCGTGCGCACCATGTCGCCCCACGGCGAGTCGGCCGACTCCATCCCGGCTCCCGTCGCCCCCGCCCTGGCTGAGGCCTCCTTGCCAGCCAGggtctcctgcccctccccacgaCCAGGCTCGGAGGCCGGACCGCCCCTCGCTCCAGCCTCCCCGGGGCCTGgagaccccagctctgccctctggtgccCTGACCCCAGTGGAACTCGAGAGCCCCCTGGGGCACCCCCAGCGAGCCCTCCCCGAGAGACACCAAAAGGGCCCTCAGAGGAGTCCCCAGCGCCTGGCTCTCAG gaggaggctggggcagcGGTGCTGGGTGCCCCAGGGGACGGGAAGGCCAGTGAGCCAGCCTTGGGAGAGCGAGTTCCTGGCCCTGCAGCTTCCTCCCTGGCCAAGGAGGAGGCTGAGCGGACCACGGGAGAGGCCCGCCCGGCACCCGGCTCCACCCAGGGGGCACCGGCCCAGAGGCTGCCCTGTGCGGAGGCCTGCCGTGGAGGAGACACAGGGTCTGGGCTGAGGCCCAGGGCTGAG AGGGAGGACACGGCTGAGCTCGGGGTCCGTCTGGGGAACTCCCTCGTGGACCATGGCCGCAACTCAGATCTGTCAGACatccaagaggaggaggaggaagaggaagaggagctggGTGTCAGGAGTTGCTCTTTCCAGAAGCAGGTTACAGGCAACAGCATCAGGGAGAATGGGGCCAAG ccccaacccGACCCCTTCTGTGAGACTGACAGTGACGAGGAGATCTTGGAGCAGATCCTGGAGCTGCCTCTCCAGCAGTTCTGCAGCAAGAAGCTCTTTAGCAtccctgaggaggaggaagaagaagacgaggaggacgaggaggacgaGAACACACCAGGGGCGGCCTCTTCTTCCCGAGACCCCGGCCCGCCTGAGCCTGCGTTGCTGGGGCTGGGTTGTGACAGCAGTCGGCCCCGAGGACCTGGCCTGTGTCCTTTGTCTCCCGAGCCCTCCAGGGCTGGGGACCACCTGGAGGACATGCCTGGACTAGTTAGTGGAAGCAGCTGGAGAAAAGGAAGTGGCTCCCCTGAGAAGCCCCCCAACCGCAGGCGGTCCCCAGATCCTCGCGAACACTGCAGCCGACTCCTCAGCAACGGCGGGTCCCAGGCCTCTGGGCGACCAGGCCCCACGCGGGAGAGGGGCGGCCCCCCTGTGGGCGAGGGCACCAGGGCTGGACCAGAGGCTGGTGGGAGAGGGCGGCCAGCCCCTTCGAGGAAGTGCCCCCGTGGCCGGGCCTCAGAATCGGGCCTGGCCAGCTGCCTCTCCCCCACGTGCTTGGAAATCAGCATCGAATATGATTCTGGGGATGAACAGGAGACGGGCGGCGGGGGCGTCAGCACCACCAGCTCCTGCCAGCTCGCAGATGGGGAGGCCTGGGGTGCGGTGCCCGGGGGAAGGCCCGGGGCCCCTCCGAAGGCCAGTTCAGGCCCCAACCCCCACCCGCGCCTCCCGGCTTGGGAGAAAGGGGAGCCCGCGCGGAGAGGCCGCAGTGCCGCTGGCAGAGCCAAGGAGTCACCCTCCCGG GCAACAGAGACTGGGGAGTCCAGAGGGCAGGAAGGCTCTGGGCGGAGGGGTCCCCAGCGGAGAGGCGGCCGGGCCCCCAGGCCAGGCTCCACGGAGCTGG CCCCTCTGAGGAGCCCCCCAGAAGAAGCACTGGCCTACCAGGACCTACCTATCAGGGTCTTTGTGGCCCTGTTTGACTATGACCCCTTGTCAATGTCACCCAACCCTGATGCCGGGGAAGAAGAGCTCCCCTTCCAGGAGGGCCAGATCCTGAAG GTGTTTGGAGACAAGGATGCCGATGGCTTCTATCGGGGTGAAGCTGGAGGACGGATGGGCTACATCCCCTGCAACATGGTGGCCGAGGTGGCTGTGGACGGTCCTGCAGggagacagcagctgctccagCAGGGTTATTTGTCCCCAGATGTTCTCGTTGGGGGATCAG CGTCTGCCTGCCTTTCTGGACCAGGGAATGGCCCCTTTGTCTACTCCACGGCCCGCCCAGCTGGGCCTCCCCCCAAGCCCCGCCGCTCCAAGAAAG CTGAGGCGGgaggccctgcccagccctgtgcAG gccCCCCCAAGCTGGCCTCCTCTGCTGGCCTGAGAGCGGCCCGCTCCATGGTGGCTGCGTTTGACTACGACCCCCGGGAGAGCTCCCCCAACTTGGACGTGGAG GCAGAGCTGCCCTTCCGGGCAGGGGACATCATCACTGTGTTTGGGGGCATGGACGACGATGGCTTCTACTAT GGGGAGCTGAATGGACAGAGGGGCCTGGTCCCATCCAACTTCCTGGAGGGCCCTGGGCCTGAGACGGGCGGCCCAGACAGGGAGCCTGGGACACCCCAGGCCGAGGGTCAG GACTGGGCCGACTCAACACAGGAGCCCCCAGGGCTCCCAGTCTGGCCCTGTGCTTCTGGCCCTGGCCGCTTCCCTGGGATTGAACGGGGGGTGCCGCAGGGCCCAAGCAAGAAGGTGTGGGCTCTCCTCTCCAAGGGGAAGCAGCTCCTCAGGAAGCTGGGCTCTGGGAAGAAGGAGTGA
- the TSPOAP1 gene encoding peripheral-type benzodiazepine receptor-associated protein 1 isoform X2, translating to MREVAQRRQQLEVEHEQARLSLQEKQQEVRRLQQAQAEAQREHEGAVQLLESTLDSMQVRVRELEEQCRSQTERFSLLAQELQAFRLHPGPLDLLTSALGCSTLGDRPPPPCCCSTPQPCRGSGPKDLDLPPGSPGHCTPKSSEPAPATLAGVPRRTAKKAESLSNSSRSESIHNSPKSCPTPEVDTASEVEELEADSVSLLPAAPEGSRGGARIQVFLARYSYNPFEGPNENPEAELPLTAGEYIYVYGNMDEDGFFEGELMDGRRGLVPSNFVERVSDDDLLTSLLPELADLSHSSGPELSFLSGGGGGSSSGGQSGGGRSQPRLEEGAAGDQLSLSPPPEGLGEPPAVPHPRGLALLKQLARSVVLAWEPPPECVELRGYHVCVNGELRQTLGPGAPPTAVLENLDLQTGSLRASVQALTSRGCSDPLRCCLVFGAGAGVAPSQLRVHRLTATSAEITWLPGNSNLAHAIYLNGEECPPARPSTYWATFCHLRPGTLYQARVEAQLPPRESWEPGWERPERRAATLQFTTLPAGPPDAPLDVQVEPGPSPGVLIVSWLPVTIDAAGTSNGVRVTGYAVYADGQKIMEVASPTAGSVLVELSQLQLLRACRAVAVRTMSPHGESADSIPAPVAPALAEASLPARVSCPSPRPGSEAGPPLAPASPGPGDPSSALWCPDPSGTREPPGAPPASPPRETPKGPSEESPAPGSQEEAGAAVLGAPGDGKASEPALGERVPGPAASSLAKEEAERTTGEARPAPGSTQGAPAQRLPCAEACRGGDTGSGLRPRAEREDTAELGVRLGNSLVDHGRNSDLSDIQEEEEEEEEELGVRSCSFQKQVTGNSIRENGAKPQPDPFCETDSDEEILEQILELPLQQFCSKKLFSIPEEEEEEDEEDEEDENTPGAASSSRDPGPPEPALLGLGCDSSRPRGPGLCPLSPEPSRAGDHLEDMPGLVSGSSWRKGSGSPEKPPNRRRSPDPREHCSRLLSNGGSQASGRPGPTRERGGPPVGEGTRAGPEAGGRGRPAPSRKCPRGRASESGLASCLSPTCLEISIEYDSGDEQETGGGGVSTTSSCQLADGEAWGAVPGGRPGAPPKASSGPNPHPRLPAWEKGEPARRGRSAAGRAKESPSRATETGESRGQEGSGRRGPQRRGGRAPRPGSTELAPLRSPPEEALAYQDLPIRVFVALFDYDPLSMSPNPDAGEEELPFQEGQILKVFGDKDADGFYRGEAGGRMGYIPCNMVAEVAVDGPAGRQQLLQQGYLSPDVLVGGSASACLSGPGNGPFVYSTARPAGPPPKPRRSKKGPPKLASSAGLRAARSMVAAFDYDPRESSPNLDVEVRTLRGGPARVGGGRVCPGLSPRLLVSPQAELPFRAGDIITVFGGMDDDGFYYGELNGQRGLVPSNFLEGPGPETGGPDREPGTPQAEGQDWADSTQEPPGLPVWPCASGPGRFPGIERGVPQGPSKKVWALLSKGKQLLRKLGSGKKE from the exons ATGCGGGAGGTGGCCCAGCGGAGGCAGCAGCTGGAGGTGGAGCACGAACAGGCTCGGCTCAGCCTGcaggagaagcagcaggaggTCCGGAGGCTGCAGCAG GCCCAGGCAGAAGCCCAGAGGGAACATGAAGGGGCTGTGCAGCTGCTGGAG TCTACCCTGGATTCCATGCAG GTCCGGGTTCGAGAGCTGGAGGAGCAGTGCCGCAGCCAGACCGAGCGCTTCAGCCTCCTGGCGCAGGAGCTCCAGGCCTTCCGCCTGCACCCAGGTCCCTTGGATCTGCTCACCTCTGCCCTGGGCTGCAGTACCCTTGGGGACCGCCCGCCACCCCCCTGCTGCTGCTCCACCCCTCAGCCCTGCCGGGGGTCCGGCCCCAAAG ACCTTGACCTCccgccaggctccccagggcactGCACCCCAAAGTCTTCCGAACCTGCCCCTGCCACCCTGGCTGGGGTCCCCCGAAGGACGGCCAAGAAGGCAGAGTCTCTCTCCAACTCCTCTCGCTCCGAGTCCATCCACAACAGTCCCAAGTCATGCCCTACGCCCGAG GTGGACACAGCCAGTGAGGTGGAAGAGCTGGAGGCAGACAGcgtctccctgctcccagcagcGCCGGAGGGCAGCCGGGGAGGCGCCAGGATCCAGGTCTTCCTTGCACGCTATAG CTACAACCCCTTCGAGGGCCCCAATGAGAACCCAGAGGCAGAGCTTCCACTTACCGCTGGCGAGTACATCTACGTCTATGGCAACATGGACGAGGATGGCTTCTTTGAAG GAGAGCTCATGGACGGCCGAAGGGGCCTGGTCCCTTCCAATTTCGTAGAGCGTGTGTCCGACGACGACCTCCTGACCTCCCTGCTTCCGGAGCTGGCCGATTTGTCCCACAGCTCAGGCCCCGAGCTCAGCTTCCTGAGCGGAGGCGGGGGCGGCAGCAGCAGCGGGGGCCAGAGCGGCGGGGGACGCAGCCAGcccaggctggaggagggggctgcaggggacCAGCTCAGTTTGAGccccccgcccgagggcctgggGGAGCCCCCTGCTGTGCCTCACCCCCGCGGCCTGGCCCTCCTCAAGCAGCTGGCCCGCAGCGTGGTGCTGGCCTGGGAGCCGCCTCCGGAATGCGTGGAGCTGCGTGGCTACCACGTCTGTGTGAACGGGGAGCTGCGGCAGACCCTGGGGCCTGGGGCGCCCCCCACGGCCGTGCTTGAGAACCTGGACCTGCAGACCGGGTCCCTCCGTGCTTCTGTGCAGGCCCTGACCAGCCGGGGCTGCTCTGACCCTCTGCGCTGTTGCTTGGTGttcggggctggggccggggtggCGCCCAGCCAGCTGCGGGTCCATCGACTGACAGCCACGTCCGCTGAGATCACCTGGCTGCCCGGCAATAGCAACTTGGCCCATGCCATCTACCTCAACGGGGAAGAGTGCCCCCCTGCCCGCCCCAGCACCTACTGGGCCACCTTCTGCCACCTGCGGCCTGGTACACTCTATCAGGCCCGAGTGGAGGCTCAGCTCCCACCTCGAGAATCCTGGGAACCAGGCTGGGAGAGGCCAGAGCGGAGGGCTGCCACCCTGCAGTTCACCACACTCCCAGCAG GCCCGCCTGATGCCCCCCTGGATGTGCAGGTTGAGCCAGGGCCCTCCCCTGGAGTCCTGATCGTCAGCTGGCTCCCGGTGACCATCGATGCTGCTGGCACCTCCAACGGCGTCCGGGTCACAGGCTATGCCGTTTATGCTGACGGGCAGAAG ATCATGGAGGTGGCCTCCCCCACGGCAGGCAGCGTGCTGGTGGAGCTGTCGCAGCTGCAGCTGCTGCGGGCCTGCCGCGCCGTGGCCGTGCGCACCATGTCGCCCCACGGCGAGTCGGCCGACTCCATCCCGGCTCCCGTCGCCCCCGCCCTGGCTGAGGCCTCCTTGCCAGCCAGggtctcctgcccctccccacgaCCAGGCTCGGAGGCCGGACCGCCCCTCGCTCCAGCCTCCCCGGGGCCTGgagaccccagctctgccctctggtgccCTGACCCCAGTGGAACTCGAGAGCCCCCTGGGGCACCCCCAGCGAGCCCTCCCCGAGAGACACCAAAAGGGCCCTCAGAGGAGTCCCCAGCGCCTGGCTCTCAG gaggaggctggggcagcGGTGCTGGGTGCCCCAGGGGACGGGAAGGCCAGTGAGCCAGCCTTGGGAGAGCGAGTTCCTGGCCCTGCAGCTTCCTCCCTGGCCAAGGAGGAGGCTGAGCGGACCACGGGAGAGGCCCGCCCGGCACCCGGCTCCACCCAGGGGGCACCGGCCCAGAGGCTGCCCTGTGCGGAGGCCTGCCGTGGAGGAGACACAGGGTCTGGGCTGAGGCCCAGGGCTGAG AGGGAGGACACGGCTGAGCTCGGGGTCCGTCTGGGGAACTCCCTCGTGGACCATGGCCGCAACTCAGATCTGTCAGACatccaagaggaggaggaggaagaggaagaggagctggGTGTCAGGAGTTGCTCTTTCCAGAAGCAGGTTACAGGCAACAGCATCAGGGAGAATGGGGCCAAG ccccaacccGACCCCTTCTGTGAGACTGACAGTGACGAGGAGATCTTGGAGCAGATCCTGGAGCTGCCTCTCCAGCAGTTCTGCAGCAAGAAGCTCTTTAGCAtccctgaggaggaggaagaagaagacgaggaggacgaggaggacgaGAACACACCAGGGGCGGCCTCTTCTTCCCGAGACCCCGGCCCGCCTGAGCCTGCGTTGCTGGGGCTGGGTTGTGACAGCAGTCGGCCCCGAGGACCTGGCCTGTGTCCTTTGTCTCCCGAGCCCTCCAGGGCTGGGGACCACCTGGAGGACATGCCTGGACTAGTTAGTGGAAGCAGCTGGAGAAAAGGAAGTGGCTCCCCTGAGAAGCCCCCCAACCGCAGGCGGTCCCCAGATCCTCGCGAACACTGCAGCCGACTCCTCAGCAACGGCGGGTCCCAGGCCTCTGGGCGACCAGGCCCCACGCGGGAGAGGGGCGGCCCCCCTGTGGGCGAGGGCACCAGGGCTGGACCAGAGGCTGGTGGGAGAGGGCGGCCAGCCCCTTCGAGGAAGTGCCCCCGTGGCCGGGCCTCAGAATCGGGCCTGGCCAGCTGCCTCTCCCCCACGTGCTTGGAAATCAGCATCGAATATGATTCTGGGGATGAACAGGAGACGGGCGGCGGGGGCGTCAGCACCACCAGCTCCTGCCAGCTCGCAGATGGGGAGGCCTGGGGTGCGGTGCCCGGGGGAAGGCCCGGGGCCCCTCCGAAGGCCAGTTCAGGCCCCAACCCCCACCCGCGCCTCCCGGCTTGGGAGAAAGGGGAGCCCGCGCGGAGAGGCCGCAGTGCCGCTGGCAGAGCCAAGGAGTCACCCTCCCGG GCAACAGAGACTGGGGAGTCCAGAGGGCAGGAAGGCTCTGGGCGGAGGGGTCCCCAGCGGAGAGGCGGCCGGGCCCCCAGGCCAGGCTCCACGGAGCTGG CCCCTCTGAGGAGCCCCCCAGAAGAAGCACTGGCCTACCAGGACCTACCTATCAGGGTCTTTGTGGCCCTGTTTGACTATGACCCCTTGTCAATGTCACCCAACCCTGATGCCGGGGAAGAAGAGCTCCCCTTCCAGGAGGGCCAGATCCTGAAG GTGTTTGGAGACAAGGATGCCGATGGCTTCTATCGGGGTGAAGCTGGAGGACGGATGGGCTACATCCCCTGCAACATGGTGGCCGAGGTGGCTGTGGACGGTCCTGCAGggagacagcagctgctccagCAGGGTTATTTGTCCCCAGATGTTCTCGTTGGGGGATCAG CGTCTGCCTGCCTTTCTGGACCAGGGAATGGCCCCTTTGTCTACTCCACGGCCCGCCCAGCTGGGCCTCCCCCCAAGCCCCGCCGCTCCAAGAAAG gccCCCCCAAGCTGGCCTCCTCTGCTGGCCTGAGAGCGGCCCGCTCCATGGTGGCTGCGTTTGACTACGACCCCCGGGAGAGCTCCCCCAACTTGGACGTGGAGGTGAGGACCCTCAGAGGCGGCCCAGCCAGGGTGGGTGGTGGCAGGGTCTGCCCGGGCCTGTCCCCCCGTCTCCTGGTCTCTCCACAGGCAGAGCTGCCCTTCCGGGCAGGGGACATCATCACTGTGTTTGGGGGCATGGACGACGATGGCTTCTACTAT GGGGAGCTGAATGGACAGAGGGGCCTGGTCCCATCCAACTTCCTGGAGGGCCCTGGGCCTGAGACGGGCGGCCCAGACAGGGAGCCTGGGACACCCCAGGCCGAGGGTCAG GACTGGGCCGACTCAACACAGGAGCCCCCAGGGCTCCCAGTCTGGCCCTGTGCTTCTGGCCCTGGCCGCTTCCCTGGGATTGAACGGGGGGTGCCGCAGGGCCCAAGCAAGAAGGTGTGGGCTCTCCTCTCCAAGGGGAAGCAGCTCCTCAGGAAGCTGGGCTCTGGGAAGAAGGAGTGA